The Candidatus Aminicenantes bacterium nucleotide sequence ATAGATCGCGCTCGTATCGCCGCCGCGATAGAAGTTTTCGCCCCGAATAAGGACGTTCCCGCCATATGTGGTTTCCAGCACTCCCTTCGAGCCGAAAACGCGATTTTTTATCCCCTCCGCCGTACCGTGGCCTTTGAACTGGCGGCCGCTGAACTGGACGGCGACGCCGCCCGGGTAAGCGTATTGGACGACGAAATGATCCCAGCAAGAGCCTATCTTAGGCCGGGCCTTGAGGCCGCCGGTCCCGACGGCGGACACGGGCGGGGCGCCCATCACCCAACTGGCGACATCAAGGGCGTGGATGTCCTGCTCGGTGATCATGTCGCCGGACAGCGCCCGATCCAGGCCCCAGGCGCGCAGCTTGGCTTCGGCGTCGTTGGGCCGGGCGGTCAGAAGGGGGTAATGGTCCTCAAACGGGCAATCGGCGTGATAGATGGCCTCGGCAAAGACGATCTCGCCCAGCTCGCCCCGGTGGACCCGGGCCAGCGCCTCGCGGAAGAAAGGATTGGTTCGGGTCTGGAAATCGATAAGGAAAGCCCGTTTCTTGGCGGTGGCTTGGCGGCCCGAAGCGGCGATCGAACGGCAGCCGGGCGAATCCACTGCGGACGGCTTGGCCAGGTAGACATGGACGCCCGCTTCGACAGCCGCCGCCGCCTGCTCGGGATGGAAATAGGGCGGGCTTTCGATGGCCACCGCGTCGACACCAGAGGCCAGGAGCCGCTTGTATCCGGACAGCCCGGAAAACAATCGGGAAACGGGGACGCCGAACTTCGGGCCGAATTCGGCCAATCGGTCCGGGAAATAGTCTGCCCCGGCGACGATCTCGTAGCCGCCGTGCCGCTTGAAGAGCCCGGCGATCCAACTCCCGCGCCCGCCGCAGCCGATGAGCCCGAGCTTGATAGGGGGCCCGGACGGCGAGACCAGCGCGGCCGGGGCCGTTTGCCCGGATTGTCCGGGTGAACCCGCCCAGCCCG carries:
- a CDS encoding Gfo/Idh/MocA family oxidoreductase — protein: MKEEKPGMDRRRFLAKAGAVVAGSAVFKSGWAGSPGQSGQTAPAALVSPSGPPIKLGLIGCGGRGSWIAGLFKRHGGYEIVAGADYFPDRLAEFGPKFGVPVSRLFSGLSGYKRLLASGVDAVAIESPPYFHPEQAAAAVEAGVHVYLAKPSAVDSPGCRSIAASGRQATAKKRAFLIDFQTRTNPFFREALARVHRGELGEIVFAEAIYHADCPFEDHYPLLTARPNDAEAKLRAWGLDRALSGDMITEQDIHALDVASWVMGAPPVSAVGTGGLKARPKIGSCWDHFVVQYAYPGGVAVQFSGRQFKGHGTAEGIKNRVFGSKGVLETTYGGNVLIRGENFYRGGDTSAIYEEGAVANIAEFARSIHAGDWRNPTVEPSVMSNLVTVLGRKAAVTGRPVTWAEIEKDEERLIPDLKGLKD